A genomic region of Miscanthus floridulus cultivar M001 chromosome 3, ASM1932011v1, whole genome shotgun sequence contains the following coding sequences:
- the LOC136546166 gene encoding enhanced ethylene response protein 5-like: MAAYLSMGEAHRRIGDYLSRVTNAISYSDGAALASLLSVSSAPASTPLSDALAAFPDFPRLAGDRFPHLADFLVPLLRAIHSHSIQRFADAYSSFEKASNAFLQEFRNWETPWAMEAMHTVALEIRLIAEKADRELATNGKNPDKLQAAGSFLMKVFGTLAVKGPKRIGALYVSCQLFKIYFRLGTVNLCRSVIRSIETARNFDFEDFPVKDKVTYMYYTGRLEVFNENFLVADQKLTYALMHCNPQSESNLRRILKFLIPVKLSIGVLPKRTLLERYNLLEYADVVTALKRGDLRLLRQALDKHEDQFLKSGVYLVLEKLELQVYQRLVKKIHIIQRQKEPAKAHQIKLDVVVRALKWLEIDMDVDEVECIMACLIYKNLIKGYFAHKSKVLVLSKQDPFPKLNGKPV, from the exons ATGGCGGCGTACCTGAGCATGGGTGAGGCGCACCGCCGCATCGGCGACTACCTCTCTCGCGTGACCAACGCCATCTCCTACTCCGACGGCGCCGCGCTCGCCTCCCTCCTCTCCGTCTCCTCCGCGCCGGCCTCCACCCCGCTCTCCGACGCGCTCGCCGCCTTCCCGGACTTCCCGCGCCTCGCCGGAGACCGCTTCCCCCACCTTGCCGACTTCCTCGTCCCGTTGCTCCGCGCCATCCACTCCCACTCCATCCAGCGCTTTGCCGACGCCTACTCCTCGTTCGAGAAGGCCTCCAA CGCGTTCCTGCAGGAGTTTAGGAACTGGGAGACGCCGTGGGCGATGGAGGCGATGCACACGGTGGCGCTCGAGATCAGGCTAATCGCCGAGAAG GCAGATAGGGAGCTTGCTACGAATGGAAAGAACCCAGACAAGCTTCAGGCGGCTGGGTCATTCCTGATGAAGGTTTTCGGCACACTAGCG GTGAAAGGACCTAAGCGTATTGGAGCACTCTATGTTTCCTGCCAGCTATTCAAAATTTACTTCAGG CTTGGAACGGTAAACCTTTGCCGTAGTGTCATAAGAAGTATCGAAACTGCAAGGAATTTTGATTTTGAAGATTTTCCAGTGAAAGACAAG GTCACTTATATGTACTACACTGGGCGGTTGGAGGTGTTTAACGAGAACTTTCTTGTT GCAGATCAGAAGCTAACTTATGCTTTGATGCATTGCAATCCTCAAAGCGAGTCAAATTTGAG GAGGATTTTGAAGTTTCTTATCCCTGTAAAGCTTTCTATAGGTGTACTGCCAAAAAGGACTCTCCTGGAGCGGTACAATTTGCTTGAG TATGCAGATGTTGTGACTGCACTAAAGAGAGGAGATCTCAGGCTTCTCAGGCAAGCTCTAGACAAGCATGAAGACCA ATTTTTGAAATCTGGCGTCTACCTTGTATTGGAGAAACTTGAACTTCAAGTCTATCAGAGATTAGTTAAGAAAAT CCATATCATTCAGAGGCAGAAGGAACCAGCCAAAGCACATCAAATTAAGCTAGATGTTGTCGTAAGAGCTCTGAAATGGCTTGAAATCGACATGGATGTGGATGAG GTGGAGTGCATCATGGCATGCCTCATATACAAGAATCTTATAAAAGGTTACTTTGCTCACAAGAGTAAGGTCCTTGTCCTCAGCAAACAAGACCCCTTCCCCAAGTTGAACGGGAAGCCTGTTTAA